TTGCAGGTGTTTACAATCAAGACTTACAAATTCATATGCTCTttgcgatggtggtggtgatcaTGATTATCGTTTAATTCAGATGAGCTATTCTTGATATCTTGGTTGCGGTGAAAAGTATTTTTGGCCACAATTGATTGTCTTTGGAGAACAATGAAGTTCAGATGAGGTTGTACGATAGCAGGTTTCATCAAGTGCGCACGTCTCAGTTTGAGGTGAAATTACGTCTCGAATTTGTCCGTCTTATCTATTCATCATTCTTGCAAGcttgtaaaataaaatttttgtataGAATTTTTCCTAAAGGAGGAAGGTAATGAAAGTGTCAACCCCTGAAAAAATCCTTGTAAAGTCATAATACAGAGAAATCAGTGTGTGTTATGAGTAATTGCATGCACAATGATTTATGTTTAACTTATAATAGCAAATCTTCTTCTCTGCAGttgtttgaagttttttttttccagttatTATGGGACAGTTTCTTTATTTTGGCTGGAAGGTGACCACTGGTTACGTCGTAAGATATCAGCCTACTAACCTCTCTAGCTTGTGGGTTCGTGTTAGAGAACAATCTACATCCAATCTACCCTTCTTCGACACCCGTCAGTGGGTACGAACTTGGCTTACCCTGTTGATTTTGGCTGGAAACATGCATATTGCcattttctttataaaaataagaaaatgctaAAGGACCTTTTCCTTGTGGTTGCAAGCCATTTTTACCACTCACAGTTCCCATATGATTGATGAAAAAGAGGCTGCATGTGTTTGGATCTTTCTTCTTTGTGAATATTCCATGGGAAGGTCTGGTGAGAATAGCAGGTGGGGAATCCATTACAACTTTTGAACAGAGGCTGGCTCTTAAGTCCCAATGTTGTTGAAGTACTGGAGTTGGGGACCTAAAGTTACGTTTGTTAAAATCCTTCTACAGTTCTACTACTACTAATTTAATTCCCAGTTTCAAACAAGCCATCAATGCTGCTTAGATAAGGCATAGGGTGGTGGGTCTATACAAAGTTGGGTTATGCGCTGATATGGGCCCTACCTAGTCCGAGCCATTTTACTTGTTATCAGATACTACTTGGCTAGTTGGCTATCtatctatcttcttcttttttttctttttttgaatctATCTagtacaaagaaaaagaagggtttACTGCTCCATTCTTCCTAACTTtttttctagtattttttttttttcaaagttttttacttttcataaattttttgtttagcttttcgttgtAATTTATGGGATTTATCATTCTTCTCGACGAGAGggattaaaaatttattaaaaaaatgtggaccgaaattgaaaaaagttcatttacgaacattttagacaaaaaaaaaaaaaaaaaaaaactagctgtctagtaattttttgtctttagtgaactttttttaaattctaatcataatttttttatcttctagAATCATCTTGTCGATATGAATGATTAATCTTAAAAATATAAcgtgaatataaaaaaattcagaaaatacaCGAAAATatcaaaccaaccaaaaaaaaaaagttaggatTAATGGGGCCTCTTCAATGCTAATTATAAGGGTTCGCATTCGCATGCGGGCAAttgcttctattttcttttctttttcgaggagattaattatatatatatatatatatatatatatatagagagagagagagagagagagagagagagagagagagagagagagagagagagagagagagagagagagagagagagatatgtttATATTTTACTTGAAGTTTGTACACATATATGCATTTATTGGCAAGCGGGTTGTtaccctttttttaaaaagcctAAAAGTCATATCTACAGGTTATTATTTACTAGTAATTAGTACTATTAATTAGGGAGTATGGAATTGTACTTCTACACAATAGTCCGGATTTTGGCCTGAGTGTAATTATACGCCTTTATTATTAGTCCTTtataacctttttgttttttgtatatAATTCTCCAGTATGCTTCATGTGCATacaattttgtgttttttaagaTTCTCGATCACACTTCTTCGTATTTTAGCCCTTAATTCTAGGGCTTGTTTTTTTGGCCGGAAGTAATTAAGAAGATAGGATGGGTATTATGACAtggattttctattttattgtTCTTGTACGTACAAATGACCCAAGGAAAAAATAGGAAGGACAAAATGGTCACACCTCATCTGTTAACATTAGAATCCAAtacccccccacccccaccccaaCAAACATGCCATTATTGTCCtttaatttataataaaaagtaaaCCACCTACTCCATATTTATTGTTCGAccgaaaaaacaaacaataatcTAATCCATATCTCTTAGGCCTTAAAAATCAAAAGGTGATTAACCTTAATAACGTGTAAAACGTGTAAGAGTACAGAATGAATATTTCAAGTCCATAGTACCATAATCACTATTTAAATCTCTGCCAAATGAGCACTATATACTACTCCATttgtcccgatttgtttgtctgaTTCCGaattttcaacttattaaggaaaccaaatctaatcctttgatttgaaaatctacataatctgaaccattgattttaAAATTGGACAATCAATTTGGAACATGTATAAGTCAAAAAAGAGGACAAATAAATCGGGACGAAagaagtattattttttgttgatgttATACACTATGAAGAATTATCTTGGAACTCAAAAACTATGCTTGTATCATGCTTAGAGTCATATCTAACACACAAACGATCCTGATCCACTCCAAAATAAAGGAGGAGACCAGGCTTACGTGTAAAATAGGTGACAGCTAGCCAACACGTAAAAGACtccgttaaatttttatgacaTGAATTCAATTATGGCTATGAGTACCGCGAAGGCCTTCCTTATCTCGGAACACGGTACTCTTGACAAACCACAATAAAGACGAACTTGTGTAACCGACTTCAATTGACCGAGACTTTAACAAtctttggttcggtttggttcggtttaTTAATTTCTCTAAATCATTTTCGTATACTTCTATTAATTATACTTCTCCCCGCTGTATATATGTAATAGCCTGGAGGTATCCTTTGCGCcacacgcagagagagagagagagagagagagagagagagtatggagCCAATTGATCATCAAGAAGGTGACGAGCTGAATAACCATGCCGCGTCATCAAATTCAAGTAACAACAACAATACTAACAATAAAGCGACGGAGCCGGAGGCGGTGAGCTCGGAGCTGGAAGAAGTGCTGTCGGACACGAGCTTACCGGAACTCCGGCGGCTCCGGCGGGCGACAGCCATAGAACTAAACATCCTTTTCAACCTTGCGGCTCCGGCCATCGTGGTCTACTTGCTTAATAACGTTACTTCTATGGCCACACAGATATTCTGCGGACACTTAGGGAATCTTGAGCTGGCCGCTGCCTCTCTTGGTAACAACGGCATCCAAATCTTTGCTTATGGTGTCATGGTATATATATAACCCAAGCTTCTCCTccgtccatctctctctctctctctctctctctctctctctctctctctctctctctctctaaatatatATTACTAGTAAGATGTATTtctaaaaatgattttaaaatatAAGTTTCGCATAGAAtgaatttcttttcttatcaaaaaggaaaaccaaaactTTTATTGACCAAATTTTGCGATCATGTTTTGAGTACCATCTAAATATGTTTTTAATGCATTAGTAGAATAGACTTCAAATGTCATATTTCTTATCACTGCAGGAACGATAATTTATACAGTATTCAAAACATGGTAACTGTAATGATCTATACTCTCTGTTATAGGCCATTCATTTCCAATAGAAACACTCAATATGGTCGCttattaattaccaaaaaataccATCCCAAGGTGAGTCGGGTTGATTAATGAGTTTGCTCTTCACATAATTGATTAGGATTCGATTCTTGAGATCAAGCCgcaagaaagaatttttttatgaattcgTTAGTCTTGACGTGAATGGTTTACTTTTGACAGGTCCgagaaaaaaattagttaaaataTAAGTAAGTTGGCCCGAATTTCCAAACACCCTGACcctcggaaaaaaaaaaaaaggatagtaCTACCGAATGATAcaataaaaacaacaaaagtacTACAGTATTTCTCTGCAGAAAAACATCAATTGAGTACCAAATGCTAAGAATGTCACTTCCACGATTAATAGTATGGTCCGGCAAAATGTAGacatgtcattggccttcaGCGTCAAATTATGTGTGGACGATTCTTTGTACGTACACAAGATTCAATtgggtttgaattaaaaaattaagtgactAATTTTGAAAGAACTCCACTTGCTTAGGAGTTTGATTTTCCACCGATGAGTATCCGGATAGTAAGTGGGGGGACGTGACTTGTGTGACCGCGCTAATTTTTCCGAGGTTCGGGTTACGCAATTGGATCTAATTATGGCTCGACTGTAGAGTTGTTccttggttataaaaaaaaataaaatttgagtgatttatttttttgtccttattcaaaaaaaaatttgtatttgtttgttttgagtcaaatttttgtgatttattgattcgtctcgatgagaagaatcgaaaaagtaaaaaaatttgatcgaaactcataattttttgaataaagacaaatcaGTCACTAAGCAAGCTTCTTTtaacttattcttgtctttttgaaaaaaaatatgagtttcgatcaaatttttttattttttcaattcctctcgccgagacgaatcaataagtcacaaaaatttgatgcaaaaactaaccaatgcaaattttttttgaataaagacataaaaaaaaatgttactatTTCGCTTTTAAAGCCGAATAAGCTTTAGCAACCCGGGGATCCTGGCCATGATCTTAAATTTGAGGTCAGAACGTGTGTTATATATCCCATTCGAACTCTTTTctggaacaattttttttaaatctgaaccattcaaaaCACCTTTTGACGATTGAGATTAGAGTCAGCAGGATCCCCCATTTGTTGAAGTAGTGagtcattttcttttaaattttgtttatgTAGCATTAACCCAATTCCTGTATTTCATTTGAATTTCTTGATTAATTACATTCTGAAGTAATCTACTATTTTTTTCGCAGCTTGGAATGGGAAGTGCAGTGGAAACCCTATGCGGCCAAGCATACGGAGCTCACAAGTACGAAATGCTAGGCATATACTTGCAAAGATCAACCATCCTCCTCATGGCCACCGGCCTCCCCCTCACCATCATCTACATTTTCTCCGAACCCCTCTTGCTCTTACTCGGCGAATCCTCCTCCATCGCCTCCTCCGCCTCCATATTCGTCTATGGTCTCATCCCCCAAATCTTCGCTTACGCCGCCAATTTCCCTATCCAAAAGTTTCTCCAAGCCCAAAGCATTGTGGCACCCAGCGCCATCATATCCGCCGTCACCCTCGTGTTCCACATCCTGGCCACGTGGGTGGTGGTGTACTATCTGGGCTGGGGGCTATTGGGTGCTTCGTTGATGTTGAGTTTTTCGTGGTGGGTCGTGGTGGTGGCGCAATTCGTGTATATACTGACGAGCCGTCGGTGTAAGGACACATGGACGGGTTTTAGTGTGCAGGCTTTTTCTGGGTTGTGGGATTTCTTGAAGCTTTCGACTGCGTCCGGGGTGATGTTGTGTTTGGAGACTTGGTATTTTCAGATTTTGGTGTTGATTGCTGGGTTGCTAGAAAATCCTGAGCTTGCCCTGGACGCTCTCTCTGTTTGGTAAGTAAGAACTCCATATTGTTAAAAGGAAATCAGTTATTCATTGGACGCTCTTCCTATCAGTTGAGGTACGTATAAGCTGGTTCAGACACTTGAGCTATTAAAAAGGTATAGTACACGTCTAACAGGGAGCGTGTAGTGACTGTGTAGTACTATCTTACAACATTTATTTGGGCCCATTAATGTGCGGAGTCTGGGTGTCGAGGGAGGCAACATAAGAACCTAATTAtagtttttaatatttttattttgaacggTAAAAAATGGGCCGGACCATGTTACATGTTTCTCGACTAATTTTCTTTCTGATTCGGTCATAGACGACGGGTCTATTCACCAATTGAAAGGAACGTTGACACTTGTTGATCCTATTTTGATTTAGTTTTGTCCCATAACCTCTAATCTGGGTATCAAACATGGTAACataaattaatgaaatttcAGATTTACTGATTAGGAATgttgccttgtttggatcaagtttttggcaaaaaaaaattcctaactCAAAAAACATTGATCATTACCCCTACCTCTCATTTCTCTTTGTAGTACTTATTACTCTTATCTCcgatcattattctcatttctctcacCACTCATTATTCCTATCTCCAATTGTTATCctaatttctcttttcactcattacctCAAAAActaaacccaatttttttcaaaaactcatccaaacacagt
The sequence above is a segment of the Rhododendron vialii isolate Sample 1 chromosome 13a, ASM3025357v1 genome. Coding sequences within it:
- the LOC131313704 gene encoding protein DETOXIFICATION 40-like, giving the protein MEPIDHQEGDELNNHAASSNSSNNNNTNNKATEPEAVSSELEEVLSDTSLPELRRLRRATAIELNILFNLAAPAIVVYLLNNVTSMATQIFCGHLGNLELAAASLGNNGIQIFAYGVMLGMGSAVETLCGQAYGAHKYEMLGIYLQRSTILLMATGLPLTIIYIFSEPLLLLLGESSSIASSASIFVYGLIPQIFAYAANFPIQKFLQAQSIVAPSAIISAVTLVFHILATWVVVYYLGWGLLGASLMLSFSWWVVVVAQFVYILTSRRCKDTWTGFSVQAFSGLWDFLKLSTASGVMLCLETWYFQILVLIAGLLENPELALDALSVCMTISGWVYMISMGFNAAASVRVSNELGAKHPKSAAFSVVIVNSCSFVIAVILALVVLALRHVISYIFTSGETVAEAVSELAPYLAAAIVLNGVQPVLSGVAVGCGWQTFVAYVNVGCYYAVGIPLGVLLGFHFNLGAKGIWSGMMGGTVIQTIILLWVTFRTNWNKEVEKAMDRLDKWKDTKEKEPLLAS